The following coding sequences are from one Lycium ferocissimum isolate CSIRO_LF1 chromosome 3, AGI_CSIRO_Lferr_CH_V1, whole genome shotgun sequence window:
- the LOC132050564 gene encoding probable inactive histone-lysine N-methyltransferase SUVR2 isoform X1 — MPPNPRVDNAFRAMKALGISGEKVKPVLKNLLKLYNKNWDLIEEENYRVLADAIFDNEEAKDAESKKSPEIAEQEALGQDEPEPPLKKQRLKNHSSQPNEPLESHLQNQSPGVFDSPQSMGNESLSRSKGKQPIGFTSGSGIPLSPKKNAVANHTFIKPKDEPITDDLPHNAVPLSIIRPGSSSKGKSSVASGSIGRQDNALATVVESDKNDGDPPCPGVANGKPETNRVKSPSGLEIASSQSGEVKIMLNYDSVLGKSGFQMPTLDAVVKLMDDKCLKEYKELDPNFSVMKVMTDVCQCFWEMGSESTNKSSAK; from the exons ATGCCTCCAAACCCTAGGGTCGATAATGCCTTTCGTGCTATGAAAGCTCTCGGGATTTCTGGAGAGAAAGTGAAGCCAGTGTTGAAGAATCTTTTAAAATTGTATAACAAAAATTGGGACCTTATAGAAGAGGAGAACTATAGGGTCCTTGCAGATGCAATATTTGATAACGAGGAAGCAAAG GATGCAGAAAGTAAAAAGTCACCCGAGATTGCCGAA CAAGAGGCTCTGGGGCAAGATGAGCCTGAACCACCTCTGAAAAAGCAGCGCTTAAAAAATCATTCAAGTCAACCAAATGAGCCTCTTGAATCTCATTTGCAAAACCAGTCACCAGGTGTTTTTGATTCCCCTCAGTCCATGGGCAACGAATCACTTAGTAGAAGCAAAGGAAAGCAACCCATTGGTTTTACTTCTGGTTCTGGCATCCCACTGTCACCTAAGAAGAATGCTGTTGCTAATCACACTTTTATCAAACCTAAGGATGAGCCAATCACTGATGACCTGCCACATAATGCAGTTCCACTTTCCATCATCCGCCCAG GTTCATCAAGTAAAGGGAAGTCTTCAGTTGCAAGTGGTTCAATAGGCAGACAAGATAACGCATTGGCAACTGTAGTCGAATCAGATAAAAATGATGGAGATCCACCTTGTCCAGGAGTAGCTAATGGCAAGCCTGAAACAAACAGGGTTAAATCTCCTTCCGGCCTTGAGATAGCTTCTTCACAATCTGGAGAGGTGAAAATTATGTTGAATTATGACTCGGTTCTTGGAAAATCAGGTTTCCAAATGCCTACTCTTGATGCAGTGGTGAAGTTAATGGATGATAAATGTCTCAAAGAATACAAAGAACTTGATCCTAATTTTTCCGTGATGAAGGTCATGACCGATGTTTGTCAGTGCTTCTGGGAGATGGGCAGTGAATCAACAAATAAATCATCCGCCAAATGA
- the LOC132050564 gene encoding probable inactive histone-lysine N-methyltransferase SUVR2 isoform X2 encodes MPPNPRVDNAFRAMKALGISGEKVKPVLKNLLKLYNKNWDLIEEENYRVLADAIFDNEEAKQEALGQDEPEPPLKKQRLKNHSSQPNEPLESHLQNQSPGVFDSPQSMGNESLSRSKGKQPIGFTSGSGIPLSPKKNAVANHTFIKPKDEPITDDLPHNAVPLSIIRPGSSSKGKSSVASGSIGRQDNALATVVESDKNDGDPPCPGVANGKPETNRVKSPSGLEIASSQSGEVKIMLNYDSVLGKSGFQMPTLDAVVKLMDDKCLKEYKELDPNFSVMKVMTDVCQCFWEMGSESTNKSSAK; translated from the exons ATGCCTCCAAACCCTAGGGTCGATAATGCCTTTCGTGCTATGAAAGCTCTCGGGATTTCTGGAGAGAAAGTGAAGCCAGTGTTGAAGAATCTTTTAAAATTGTATAACAAAAATTGGGACCTTATAGAAGAGGAGAACTATAGGGTCCTTGCAGATGCAATATTTGATAACGAGGAAGCAAAG CAAGAGGCTCTGGGGCAAGATGAGCCTGAACCACCTCTGAAAAAGCAGCGCTTAAAAAATCATTCAAGTCAACCAAATGAGCCTCTTGAATCTCATTTGCAAAACCAGTCACCAGGTGTTTTTGATTCCCCTCAGTCCATGGGCAACGAATCACTTAGTAGAAGCAAAGGAAAGCAACCCATTGGTTTTACTTCTGGTTCTGGCATCCCACTGTCACCTAAGAAGAATGCTGTTGCTAATCACACTTTTATCAAACCTAAGGATGAGCCAATCACTGATGACCTGCCACATAATGCAGTTCCACTTTCCATCATCCGCCCAG GTTCATCAAGTAAAGGGAAGTCTTCAGTTGCAAGTGGTTCAATAGGCAGACAAGATAACGCATTGGCAACTGTAGTCGAATCAGATAAAAATGATGGAGATCCACCTTGTCCAGGAGTAGCTAATGGCAAGCCTGAAACAAACAGGGTTAAATCTCCTTCCGGCCTTGAGATAGCTTCTTCACAATCTGGAGAGGTGAAAATTATGTTGAATTATGACTCGGTTCTTGGAAAATCAGGTTTCCAAATGCCTACTCTTGATGCAGTGGTGAAGTTAATGGATGATAAATGTCTCAAAGAATACAAAGAACTTGATCCTAATTTTTCCGTGATGAAGGTCATGACCGATGTTTGTCAGTGCTTCTGGGAGATGGGCAGTGAATCAACAAATAAATCATCCGCCAAATGA